The Archaeoglobaceae archaeon genomic sequence CTTTTATCGCTCGAGATAAAGAATATCGGGATAAATTTATTCTTGACATATACAATGCGCTCAACTCCTTCCAAGGGAATGCAAAACTGGAAAGTGAGCTTGAGAAAGCCAAAAGAAAAAATGAACGTGCAAAAGTAAGATGTGTGGGATTAACGATTGAGACTCGCCCTGACTACGCAAGGGAAGAACACATCTTAGAGATGCTGAGATATGGGACAACAAGGGTGGAACTCGGAGTGCAGAGCATTTATAATGACGTTTTGGAGAGAATAACTCGGGGTCACACTGTTGAAGACACGATCGAAGCAACCAGACTGCTCAAAGATTCCGCATTAAAAGTTTGCTATCACATTATGCCGGGGCTTCCCGGTTCGGATTTTAATCGAGATCTGAACTGTCTAAAAGAGATTTTTTCAAATCCTGAGTTTAAACCGGATTATTTAAAAATATACCCAACAGTGGTTGTAAAGGGAACAAAACTCTACGAGATGTGGGAAAAAGGGGAATATACACCATATAGCACTGAGGAAGTCGTAGATTTGATTGCTAAAGCAAAAATGAGTTTCCCGGAGTGGGTTAGGGTTCAGAGAATCCAGAGAGATATACCCACAAATATTGCAATAGGTTTAAAAGCTGGAAACATAAGGCAACTCGTCAAGAAAAGACTAAAGGAACTTGGAGGAGAATGCAGGTGTATAAGGTGCAGAGAAGTAGGACATAAAGGAGTAAAGGAAGATGAATACAAAAAAGCCGAATTAAAAATAGTAGAATACGAGGCTTCCAAGGGCAGAGAATTCTTTATATCATACGAAATACCTGACTACGATGCACTTGTCGGTTTTATTCGACTTAGATTTCCGTCCAAACCATTCATTAACACCTTAAAGGACTGTGCATTGATAAGAGAGCTACATATCTATGGAAGGGCTACACCACTTGGAAAAGTGCAGGCTTTTCAGCACCGAGGCTTTGGAGAGAAATTGCTAAAAACTGCTGAAGAAATCGCAAAGGAATTTTATGATAAAATTGCGGTTATAAGTGGTGTCGGCGTTAGGGAATACTATAGAAAGCTGGGATTTCGAAAAAGTTTCGAATATATGATAAAAAGAATTTAATTTCTTTACTTTATAAATAAAGCGAAACGAAAAAAATTATATACTTAATTCGCTCAAAAAAGAATGTAGGTGGTGATTATTATGATAATACTAAGTTTGCCTCCGAGGGAGTTGTTCGGGATCAAGACAAACGAAGAACACCAGAAGTTCCTAAAAGTGATATCTAGAAATGGTGTTAGTGACATTCTTTTCAGCCTTGAAAAGAATCCCAGGCGATTTTCTCAGTTAATGTTTGAGACAAAGCTAAATCCCGGCATTTTAGATCGCCATCTCAAGGCATTGATGGAATTCAACCTCGTGCAAAAAAACTCTGAAACTTATGAACTGACCGATACGGGGAGAAGACTCGCTCTAATACTCCAACAGCTTTTTAGAGTTTTGGAGTAATTTTAGTTTTTTACCAATTTTTAAATCTCCTGACTTTTATTACATTTAATGAGAGCTTCGCTGATAAATTTCCTTACTCAGGTCTCGATAGCATCTTCCTTGCTGTTCATCCCGGTTTTTGCAAAAGAGATTGGTGCTTCAGATTTGGAAGTTGGAATAATCGCATCAGCTTATAGCTTCTCGACATTTATAGCCTCGAGTATCTTCGGCAGACTTTCTGATTTTTATAATAGAAAGATTATACTGGCAACTGGACTGCTTATATCGGGAATATTCTTTTTTGCTCAGTGCTTCGTCACCAGCCCTTTACAACTGCTAATAATAAGAGCTCTCGCCGGATTTTCAATCGGAATATTTCCTGCTGCTCTTGTTACCTACGCATATGAAAAAAATAGGAATGTCGGACATTTTTCAGCCTTTGGTAGCCTTGGTTGGGCTTTTGGACAGTTGATAGCCGGTATTATAATGGTCTATTATGGAATCTTTTTGTTTGGAGCAGCACTTTTCTTTTTAGCCTTTTTAATCGCCATTAGAGAGGAAATTCCATCAGGAAATATTAAAAGGAGTAGGGGATCGCTTAAGATAATAAAACAGAACTTGTCAATTTATTTTGCATTCCTGCTTCGACATATTGGGGCAAGTGCAGTTTGGCTCATTTTTCCAATCTATCTGGCAGAACTGGGAATCTCAAAGTTTTGGATAGGTGTGATATACTTCACGAATTCCTTTCTACAGTTCATAATAATGCAAAAGATAGAGAGATTTGATCCGAATAGACTTTTGAATGCAGGAACAATATTCTCAGGTATGACCTTCTTACTCTACTCTCTCGCAACCCAAATTTACGAATTCTTGGCAATTCAGGTATTGATAGCACTCGGATGGAGTGCCATGTATGTCGGCTCTCTTAGAATTGTTCTAGAAAAGAATGTCGAGAGAAACAGCGCCGCTGGATTTCTTAATTCGACAATTTATTTGTCAACAATAGTAGGGTCGCTTTTAGGGGGTGTAATTGCAGAGAATTATGGATACACCACTTGTCTATATTTTGGGGCAATTCTCTGCTTTTTAGCACTTGCCTCAAGGATAAAAAATAGTTAAAATGGAGATTACTGCTCTGGTGCTAATTTCGTCAAAATCTTCTGATCTGTAATAACTCCGACCGGCTCTCCGCG encodes the following:
- a CDS encoding tRNA uridine(34) 5-carboxymethylaminomethyl modification radical SAM/GNAT enzyme Elp3 — encoded protein: MEAEQIREIAFEIATKAKNLEEALRIKKEMSKNFKLAKIPSNVEILQEAKGTEFYEKLREILRLKPVRSISGIVVVAVMSSPAPCPHGKCVPCPGGVEFNSPQSYTGFEPAAQRGRQHNYNAFRQVTARLRELAEIGHDVEKAEIIVMGGTFIARDKEYRDKFILDIYNALNSFQGNAKLESELEKAKRKNERAKVRCVGLTIETRPDYAREEHILEMLRYGTTRVELGVQSIYNDVLERITRGHTVEDTIEATRLLKDSALKVCYHIMPGLPGSDFNRDLNCLKEIFSNPEFKPDYLKIYPTVVVKGTKLYEMWEKGEYTPYSTEEVVDLIAKAKMSFPEWVRVQRIQRDIPTNIAIGLKAGNIRQLVKKRLKELGGECRCIRCREVGHKGVKEDEYKKAELKIVEYEASKGREFFISYEIPDYDALVGFIRLRFPSKPFINTLKDCALIRELHIYGRATPLGKVQAFQHRGFGEKLLKTAEEIAKEFYDKIAVISGVGVREYYRKLGFRKSFEYMIKRI
- a CDS encoding ArsR family transcriptional regulator, translating into MIILSLPPRELFGIKTNEEHQKFLKVISRNGVSDILFSLEKNPRRFSQLMFETKLNPGILDRHLKALMEFNLVQKNSETYELTDTGRRLALILQQLFRVLE
- a CDS encoding MFS transporter; protein product: MRASLINFLTQVSIASSLLFIPVFAKEIGASDLEVGIIASAYSFSTFIASSIFGRLSDFYNRKIILATGLLISGIFFFAQCFVTSPLQLLIIRALAGFSIGIFPAALVTYAYEKNRNVGHFSAFGSLGWAFGQLIAGIIMVYYGIFLFGAALFFLAFLIAIREEIPSGNIKRSRGSLKIIKQNLSIYFAFLLRHIGASAVWLIFPIYLAELGISKFWIGVIYFTNSFLQFIIMQKIERFDPNRLLNAGTIFSGMTFLLYSLATQIYEFLAIQVLIALGWSAMYVGSLRIVLEKNVERNSAAGFLNSTIYLSTIVGSLLGGVIAENYGYTTCLYFGAILCFLALASRIKNS